A DNA window from Bradyrhizobium barranii subsp. barranii contains the following coding sequences:
- a CDS encoding NirA family protein produces MKIDTLSVDFSDEQKRYLEGFTTGLQISRVGRGLGGSAGKANAEPTGPDAVHIKAQDKVIAAGKKLADQEKFKRDEHPFDAYPRLRQQALDNTPPSPADNFRWRYYGIFYVAPTQDSYMCRLRIPNGIMKHWQLSGLADLADDLCGPYSHVTTRANLQLREIPPKNAIRLIEGIQDLGLCSRGSGADNIRNVTGTPTAGIDPQELIDTRPYAREWHYHILNDRSLYGLPRKFNVAFDGAGRIAVLEETNDIAFTAFEVKDGFGVEPGIWFRLGLGGITGHKDFAKYSNIIVKPEEATAVADAIVRVFIDHGDRTNRNKARLKYVLDAMGHDGFLKLVEERLKTPFTRVPEEAFAPRPAADRMAHIGVHKQKQDGLNWIGVSLTLGKISCDQMRGLAKVAQDLGDGEIRLTVWQNLLISGVRDENVELAIAAIKQIGLAVEASHIRAGLIACTGSAGCRFAASNTKRNAAEIGDWCEPRVAMDKPVNIHVTGCHHSCAQHYISDIGLIGARVPINDEDTVDGYHLFTGGGFGPDADVGQEVYHDLKAEDAPKTVEGLLKAYIAHRSSPDETFLSFARRHDGETLRKLADAQVSA; encoded by the coding sequence ATGAAAATCGATACGCTCTCAGTCGACTTCTCCGACGAGCAGAAACGCTATCTCGAAGGCTTCACGACCGGTTTGCAGATCAGCCGGGTCGGTCGCGGTCTCGGCGGCAGCGCCGGCAAGGCCAATGCCGAGCCCACGGGCCCCGACGCCGTCCACATCAAGGCGCAGGACAAGGTCATCGCAGCCGGCAAGAAGCTCGCCGACCAGGAGAAGTTCAAGCGCGACGAGCATCCGTTCGATGCCTATCCGCGACTGCGGCAGCAGGCGCTCGACAACACGCCGCCGAGCCCTGCGGACAATTTCCGCTGGCGCTATTACGGCATCTTCTACGTCGCGCCGACGCAGGACTCCTACATGTGCCGGCTGCGCATCCCGAACGGCATCATGAAGCACTGGCAGCTGTCCGGCCTTGCCGATCTCGCCGACGATCTCTGCGGCCCGTACAGCCACGTCACGACGCGCGCCAATCTCCAGCTCCGCGAGATCCCGCCGAAGAATGCGATCAGGCTGATCGAGGGCATCCAGGACCTCGGCCTGTGCTCGCGCGGCTCCGGCGCCGACAACATCCGCAACGTGACGGGAACGCCGACCGCCGGCATCGATCCGCAGGAGCTGATCGATACGCGCCCCTATGCGCGTGAGTGGCACTACCACATCCTCAACGACCGCTCGCTCTACGGCCTGCCGCGCAAGTTCAACGTCGCCTTCGACGGCGCCGGCAGGATCGCGGTGCTGGAGGAAACCAACGACATCGCCTTCACCGCGTTCGAGGTGAAGGACGGTTTTGGCGTCGAGCCCGGAATCTGGTTCCGCCTTGGTCTCGGCGGCATCACCGGACACAAGGATTTCGCAAAGTACTCCAACATCATCGTCAAGCCGGAGGAGGCCACCGCCGTCGCCGACGCCATCGTGCGCGTGTTCATCGATCACGGTGACCGCACCAACCGCAACAAGGCGCGTTTGAAATACGTGCTCGATGCCATGGGCCATGACGGTTTCCTTAAACTTGTCGAGGAGCGGCTGAAGACGCCGTTCACGCGCGTGCCGGAAGAGGCGTTTGCGCCGCGGCCAGCCGCGGACCGCATGGCGCATATCGGCGTGCACAAGCAGAAGCAGGACGGCTTGAACTGGATCGGCGTCTCGCTGACGCTCGGCAAGATCAGCTGCGATCAGATGCGGGGTTTGGCCAAAGTGGCGCAGGACCTCGGCGACGGCGAGATCCGCCTGACCGTCTGGCAGAACCTGCTGATATCGGGCGTGCGCGACGAGAATGTCGAACTCGCCATCGCAGCGATCAAGCAGATCGGGCTCGCGGTCGAGGCCTCGCACATCCGCGCCGGCCTGATCGCCTGCACCGGCAGTGCCGGCTGCCGCTTCGCGGCTTCCAATACCAAGCGCAATGCCGCCGAGATCGGCGACTGGTGCGAGCCGCGCGTCGCCATGGACAAGCCGGTCAACATCCACGTCACCGGCTGCCATCATTCCTGCGCGCAGCATTACATCAGCGACATCGGCCTGATCGGAGCGCGCGTGCCGATCAACGACGAAGACACGGTGGACGGCTATCACCTCTTCACCGGCGGCGGGTTCGGTCCCGATGCGGATGTCGGGCAGGAGGTCTATCACGACCTCAAGGCCGAGGACGCGCCGAAGACGGTCGAGGGACTGCTCAAGGCCTATATCGCCCACCGCTCGTCGCCCGACGAGACCTTCCTGTCCTTTGCGCGCCGCCATGACGGCGAAACGCTGCGCAAGCTTGCCGATGCACAGGTGTCCGCATGA
- a CDS encoding sulfite reductase subunit alpha yields MNQITPPPKLDIIPASAPFSDAQRSWLNGFFAGLLSPDVATPLSAEQGAAVMQAGDGDDGEAPWHDQTMPIADRMKLAEGRPVRRKMMAAMAQQDCGQCGYNCHDYSEAIATRSEARLNLCVPGGKETARMLKSLYEELDKAPAAKAADKVDAVAAPAVTVTIAEPGRSRDNPIAATFLSRSLLNKGKSEKETYHVEFDLAESKLDYVVGDSFGVFARNEVGLVDQIIALLGASHTTKVNGKTLREVLIDDVSLSPAPDTLFELISFVTGGAQREKARALAQGEDPDGDAATLDVMAALQKFSGTRPHPEAFVEALEPLQPRLYSISSSHNATPGKLSLTVDSVRYVIGKRKRIGVASTFLGERIAEGEKLKVYVQKAHGFGLPQDPKTPVIMIGPGTGIAPFRAFLLDRKATGAPGKNWLFFGHQRSDCDFFYQEELNAMKTSGLLTRMSLAWSRDGEKKFYVQDRMREVGREVWTWLAEGAHLYICGDAKRMAKDVERALVDIVAQFGARSTDEAVSFVAELKKTGRFQADVY; encoded by the coding sequence ATGAACCAGATCACGCCTCCGCCGAAACTCGACATCATTCCCGCCAGCGCCCCGTTCTCCGACGCGCAGCGCTCCTGGCTCAACGGCTTCTTCGCCGGGCTGTTGTCGCCTGATGTGGCCACGCCGCTGTCGGCGGAGCAAGGCGCAGCCGTCATGCAAGCCGGCGACGGCGACGACGGTGAAGCGCCGTGGCACGACCAGACCATGCCGATTGCGGACCGGATGAAGCTCGCCGAAGGCCGTCCCGTGCGCCGCAAGATGATGGCCGCGATGGCGCAGCAGGATTGCGGGCAGTGCGGCTACAATTGCCACGACTATTCGGAGGCGATCGCCACCCGTAGCGAAGCACGGCTCAATCTCTGCGTCCCCGGCGGCAAGGAAACCGCGCGGATGCTGAAGTCGCTGTACGAGGAGCTGGACAAGGCGCCGGCGGCCAAGGCGGCCGACAAGGTGGATGCGGTGGCGGCGCCGGCCGTGACGGTGACGATCGCCGAGCCCGGCCGCTCGCGCGACAATCCGATCGCGGCGACATTCCTGTCGCGGAGCCTGCTCAACAAGGGGAAGTCTGAGAAAGAGACCTATCACGTCGAGTTCGATCTCGCCGAGAGCAAGCTCGACTATGTCGTCGGCGATAGTTTTGGCGTGTTCGCACGCAACGAGGTCGGCCTCGTCGATCAGATCATCGCGCTGCTCGGCGCTTCCCACACCACCAAGGTCAACGGCAAGACGCTGCGCGAGGTGCTGATCGACGACGTCTCGCTGTCGCCGGCGCCCGACACGCTGTTCGAGCTGATCTCCTTCGTCACCGGCGGCGCGCAGCGCGAGAAGGCGCGGGCGCTGGCACAGGGCGAGGATCCCGATGGCGACGCCGCCACGCTCGACGTCATGGCGGCGCTCCAGAAGTTTTCGGGCACGCGGCCGCATCCGGAGGCCTTCGTCGAGGCGCTGGAGCCGCTCCAGCCGCGGCTCTATTCGATCTCGTCCTCGCACAATGCGACGCCGGGAAAACTGTCACTGACGGTGGACTCCGTGCGTTATGTCATCGGCAAGCGCAAGCGGATCGGCGTGGCCTCGACCTTCCTCGGCGAACGCATCGCCGAGGGCGAGAAGCTCAAGGTCTATGTGCAGAAGGCACATGGTTTCGGCCTGCCGCAGGATCCGAAGACGCCCGTCATCATGATCGGCCCCGGCACCGGCATCGCCCCGTTCCGCGCCTTCCTGCTCGACCGCAAGGCGACCGGCGCGCCCGGCAAGAACTGGCTGTTCTTCGGCCATCAGCGCAGCGATTGCGATTTCTTCTACCAGGAAGAGCTCAACGCGATGAAGACCTCGGGGCTGCTGACGCGCATGTCGCTGGCCTGGTCGCGCGACGGCGAGAAGAAGTTCTACGTTCAGGACCGCATGCGCGAGGTCGGCCGCGAGGTGTGGACCTGGCTCGCCGAAGGCGCGCATCTCTACATCTGCGGCGATGCCAAACGCATGGCCAAGGACGTCGAGCGCGCACTGGTCGACATCGTCGCGCAGTTCGGGGCACGTTCTACGGATGAGGCCGTCAGTTTTGTCGCCGAGCTCAAGAAGACGGGCCGTTTCCAGGCTGACGTCTACTAA
- a CDS encoding 5-oxoprolinase subunit C family protein, with protein MSRLVIASIGPASSVQDGGRHGAQRYGLTVSGAMDRLSLAAANTLVGNEPFAAVVEIGPFGATFTAKDGAVRVAISGAPRNADVAGKPVAMDASVTLKDGETLTLGFARGGAFTYLAIEGGIKGELVFGSLAVNARAGLGSPYPRPLQAGDEFTVDAASGAPELRIELPKAATGPIRVLLGPQDDEFDDANKALFLDSEWKISATSDRMGYRLEGPAIKHLHGHNIVSDGTVNGSIQVPGNGSPIALMMDRGTSGGYPKIATVITADVGRLAQTSAGTAFRFLEVTMAEAQEEARKFAQLIRNLPDRLRSSDTVELNIEALSDANVAGYAVSAMDAGTWQVTAEP; from the coding sequence ATGAGCCGGCTCGTGATCGCCAGCATCGGTCCCGCAAGCTCCGTCCAGGACGGCGGCCGCCACGGCGCGCAGCGCTACGGCCTGACGGTCAGCGGGGCGATGGACCGTCTGTCGCTGGCGGCCGCGAACACGCTGGTCGGCAACGAGCCGTTCGCGGCCGTGGTCGAGATCGGCCCGTTCGGCGCCACGTTCACCGCCAAAGACGGCGCCGTGCGCGTCGCGATATCAGGCGCGCCGCGCAATGCGGACGTCGCCGGCAAGCCGGTGGCCATGGACGCGTCAGTGACGCTCAAGGACGGCGAGACGCTGACGCTGGGCTTTGCCCGCGGCGGCGCGTTCACTTATCTGGCGATCGAAGGCGGGATCAAAGGCGAACTGGTGTTCGGCAGCCTTGCGGTGAACGCCCGCGCGGGCCTCGGCAGCCCCTACCCGCGCCCGCTGCAGGCCGGCGATGAATTCACAGTTGATGCCGCAAGCGGCGCGCCCGAGCTGCGCATCGAGCTGCCGAAGGCTGCAACAGGCCCGATCCGCGTCCTGCTGGGCCCGCAGGACGACGAGTTCGACGACGCCAACAAGGCGCTGTTCCTTGATAGCGAGTGGAAGATCTCGGCGACCTCCGACCGCATGGGCTACCGGCTCGAGGGCCCGGCGATCAAGCATCTGCATGGCCACAACATCGTCTCCGACGGCACCGTCAACGGCAGCATTCAGGTGCCCGGCAACGGCTCGCCGATCGCGCTGATGATGGATCGCGGCACGTCCGGCGGTTATCCGAAGATCGCAACCGTGATCACGGCCGATGTCGGCCGCCTCGCGCAGACCTCGGCGGGAACCGCGTTCCGCTTCCTCGAGGTCACCATGGCCGAGGCGCAGGAGGAGGCGCGCAAGTTCGCGCAACTCATCCGCAACCTGCCCGATCGCCTGCGCTCTTCCGATACCGTCGAGCTGAACATCGAGGCGCTCAGCGATGCTAATGTCGCGGGCTATGCGGTGAGCGCCATGGATGCCGGGACCTGGCAGGTCACGGCGGAGCCGTAA
- a CDS encoding ribonuclease activity regulator RraA translates to MSLSPEARKTLAGITTATITTVLLKKGLRNVWMRGARPLRPGLPRLVGPAFTLRFVPAREDLATPESWSSPISTRTAIEAMPDGCIAVVDAMGITDAGIFGDILCARMMKRGVTALVTDGVVRDVEGVLGTNLPVWCDGYAAPPSVAGLTFVGWGEPIGCGGVAVFPNDIVVADQDGCVLIPQAMLDHVLNESVEQERMEAWIVNEVNNGAVLPGLYPMNAETKARYAASKK, encoded by the coding sequence ATGTCGCTGTCCCCCGAAGCCCGCAAGACCCTCGCCGGCATCACCACTGCCACCATCACCACGGTCCTGCTGAAGAAGGGCCTGCGCAACGTTTGGATGCGCGGCGCGCGTCCGCTGCGTCCGGGCCTGCCGCGCCTGGTCGGGCCGGCCTTCACGCTGCGCTTCGTACCGGCGCGCGAGGATCTGGCAACGCCGGAATCCTGGTCGTCGCCGATCTCGACCCGCACCGCGATCGAGGCGATGCCGGACGGCTGCATTGCCGTGGTCGATGCCATGGGCATCACCGATGCCGGCATCTTCGGCGACATCCTCTGCGCCCGCATGATGAAGCGCGGCGTGACCGCACTCGTCACCGACGGCGTGGTACGTGACGTCGAGGGCGTGCTCGGCACCAATCTTCCGGTGTGGTGCGACGGCTATGCCGCGCCGCCGTCGGTTGCAGGCCTCACCTTCGTCGGCTGGGGCGAGCCGATCGGCTGCGGCGGCGTTGCGGTGTTCCCGAACGACATCGTGGTCGCCGACCAGGACGGCTGCGTGCTGATCCCGCAGGCGATGCTCGATCACGTGCTCAATGAGAGCGTCGAGCAGGAGCGGATGGAAGCCTGGATCGTCAACGAGGTGAACAACGGCGCCGTGTTGCCGGGCCTCTATCCCATGAACGCCGAGACCAAGGCGCGCTACGCCGCCAGCAAGAAGTAA
- a CDS encoding carboxymuconolactone decarboxylase family protein translates to MTHAQTQAESRFDRGQRALSRIDGRAGEKVVASLADIAPDFARYVIEFPFGDIYSRPDLGLRDREIATIAALTALGNAAPQLKVHIEAGLNVGLSRDEIVEIIMQMAVYAGFPAAVNGLFAAKEVFSAHDGRQASGEAT, encoded by the coding sequence ATGACGCACGCCCAAACTCAAGCCGAAAGCCGCTTCGATCGCGGCCAGCGGGCCCTGTCACGCATTGACGGCAGAGCCGGCGAAAAGGTCGTGGCCTCACTCGCCGACATCGCTCCGGATTTCGCACGATACGTGATCGAGTTTCCCTTCGGCGACATTTACAGCCGCCCGGACCTCGGCCTGCGCGATCGAGAGATCGCGACGATCGCCGCGCTGACGGCGCTCGGAAATGCCGCGCCTCAGCTCAAAGTGCATATCGAGGCGGGTCTGAACGTCGGGCTGTCTCGCGACGAGATCGTGGAGATCATCATGCAGATGGCCGTCTATGCGGGCTTCCCGGCGGCGGTGAACGGGCTGTTCGCAGCCAAGGAGGTGTTTTCCGCGCATGACGGACGGCAGGCGTCGGGAGAAGCGACGTGA
- a CDS encoding LamB/YcsF family protein has translation MKTIDLNCDLGEGFGAWEMGNDAAMIDLASSVNVACGFHAGDPDIMRRTVELAKARGVSVGAHPGYRDLHGFGRHPIAGLKASEIENLVAYQIGALQAIATAAGHKVTHVKAHGALSNVACEDDMTAKAIAAGIRAVDPSLIFVVLANSKLVKAGEDANLPMVHEVFADRAYEDDGNLVSRKKPGAVLHDAKAIADRVVRMVQDGAVVSVTGKVIKMRTDTVCIHGDTHGAVEIARTLRQALKDAGIEVAPFKRGA, from the coding sequence ATGAAGACGATCGATCTCAATTGCGACCTCGGCGAAGGTTTTGGCGCGTGGGAGATGGGCAACGACGCCGCGATGATCGACCTTGCCAGCTCGGTCAACGTCGCCTGCGGCTTCCATGCCGGCGACCCCGACATCATGCGCCGGACGGTCGAGCTCGCCAAGGCGCGCGGCGTCTCGGTCGGCGCCCATCCCGGCTACCGCGATCTGCACGGTTTCGGCCGCCATCCGATCGCGGGCCTGAAGGCCTCCGAGATCGAGAACCTCGTCGCCTACCAGATCGGCGCCCTGCAGGCGATCGCGACCGCGGCCGGCCACAAGGTCACGCATGTGAAGGCGCACGGCGCGCTCTCCAACGTCGCCTGCGAGGACGACATGACGGCCAAGGCGATCGCCGCCGGCATTAGGGCGGTCGACCCGAGCCTGATCTTCGTCGTGCTCGCCAATTCGAAGCTGGTGAAGGCCGGCGAAGACGCCAATCTGCCGATGGTGCACGAGGTATTTGCTGACCGCGCCTATGAGGACGACGGCAACCTCGTCTCGCGCAAGAAGCCCGGCGCGGTGCTGCACGATGCCAAGGCAATCGCCGATCGTGTGGTGCGCATGGTGCAGGACGGCGCGGTGGTTTCGGTCACTGGTAAGGTGATCAAGATGCGCACGGACACGGTCTGCATTCACGGTGACACGCACGGCGCCGTCGAGATCGCGCGCACGCTGCGTCAGGCCTTGAAGGATGCGGGGATCGAGGTCGCGCCGTTCAAGCGCGGGGCGTGA
- a CDS encoding CmpA/NrtA family ABC transporter substrate-binding protein, with translation MTGPLRIGFIPLVDAAALIVAVDKGFAAAEGLEVELVREVSWSNVRDKLNIGLFDAAHLLAPVAIASSLGLGHVKVPIAAPFNLGINGNAITVSPALHAALMEEIDGDRFDPLVTAKALAKVVANRRKLGADPLTFGMTFPFSTHNYQLRFWMAAAGVDPDEDVRLVVLPPPYMVDSLANGHVDAFCVGAPWNSVAVDLGIGHILHFVSDILVRAAEKVLAVRQVWADKHPDVVAALVRAAVKGAAFIENPANLSEAARILAQPERIGVDAEVIRRTLTGRLKISPDGTLRESGRYLLVGREGAGRPDPVQAAWLYAQMVRWGQTALTPDGVKTAMAVFRPDLYDAALGQQSPAEAPAAFGAFAGPAFDPGNIRGHLEAFEVGRWKA, from the coding sequence ATGACCGGTCCCCTCCGCATCGGGTTCATCCCGCTGGTCGACGCCGCCGCCCTGATCGTCGCCGTCGACAAGGGCTTTGCCGCCGCCGAAGGACTCGAGGTCGAGCTGGTGCGCGAGGTCTCCTGGTCCAACGTGCGCGACAAGCTCAATATCGGCCTGTTCGACGCCGCGCATCTGCTGGCGCCGGTCGCGATCGCGTCCTCGCTCGGGCTCGGCCACGTCAAGGTGCCGATCGCGGCGCCCTTCAATCTCGGCATCAACGGTAACGCGATCACGGTCTCGCCGGCGCTCCATGCCGCGCTGATGGAGGAGATCGACGGCGACCGCTTTGATCCGCTTGTCACGGCGAAAGCGCTGGCGAAGGTCGTCGCCAATCGGCGCAAGCTAGGTGCCGATCCGCTGACCTTCGGCATGACCTTCCCGTTCTCGACCCACAATTACCAGCTGCGGTTCTGGATGGCGGCGGCCGGCGTCGATCCGGACGAGGATGTGCGTCTCGTGGTGCTGCCGCCGCCCTACATGGTCGATAGCCTCGCCAATGGCCATGTCGATGCGTTCTGCGTCGGCGCGCCCTGGAATTCGGTCGCGGTCGATCTCGGCATCGGCCACATCCTGCATTTCGTCTCCGACATTCTCGTGCGCGCGGCTGAGAAGGTGCTGGCGGTTCGCCAGGTCTGGGCCGACAAGCATCCGGATGTGGTGGCAGCGCTGGTGCGCGCGGCCGTGAAGGGCGCCGCGTTCATCGAGAACCCCGCGAACCTGTCTGAGGCGGCGCGGATCCTGGCGCAGCCGGAACGGATCGGCGTCGATGCCGAAGTCATCCGGCGAACCCTCACCGGGCGCCTGAAGATTTCTCCCGACGGCACCCTCCGCGAGAGCGGCCGCTATCTCCTGGTCGGACGCGAAGGGGCAGGGCGCCCGGACCCTGTCCAGGCGGCCTGGCTCTATGCGCAGATGGTGCGCTGGGGGCAAACGGCGTTGACGCCGGACGGCGTCAAGACCGCGATGGCCGTGTTCAGGCCCGACCTCTACGACGCAGCCCTCGGTCAGCAATCGCCCGCTGAAGCCCCCGCGGCGTTCGGGGCATTTGCGGGCCCGGCCTTCGATCCCGGCAACATCCGGGGGCATCTGGAGGCCTTCGAGGTCGGACGCTGGAAGGCCTGA
- a CDS encoding SH3 domain-containing protein, whose protein sequence is MLIELASRRGSSLMRGLCHRLIVAILLMSAASAADAQTELVESAVADLPIVLATDPALTRPHVITPDEKKNSDEADAGGVILTYVFETKLRLRSERYFLVVCSSGGSADYNCVFNLVGGAADLYRDQIEGLRFEIPGDGCVYASGHVNTMFNHRRKYCLDGDRLKEVSQPFHYVGLKSKTLHDLTFYFDKAATNAVGTIPKGEFVEVLVASDRREEDSSERYHFLIRDKNGLTGWVSLAGGQQAEDIEGIFFAGD, encoded by the coding sequence TTGCTGATTGAATTAGCTTCTCGTCGGGGTAGTTCGCTGATGCGCGGCCTTTGTCACCGGTTGATTGTCGCGATCCTGCTGATGTCAGCGGCCTCGGCCGCAGACGCGCAAACCGAGCTCGTGGAAAGCGCCGTTGCCGACCTTCCGATTGTGCTGGCTACCGATCCCGCGCTCACGCGGCCTCACGTGATCACACCGGACGAAAAGAAAAACAGCGATGAGGCCGATGCTGGCGGCGTTATTCTCACCTACGTTTTTGAAACGAAGCTTCGCCTTCGGTCGGAGAGGTACTTCCTGGTTGTCTGCAGCTCCGGCGGTAGTGCCGACTACAATTGTGTGTTCAACCTGGTTGGAGGTGCGGCCGATCTTTATCGAGACCAGATCGAAGGCCTCCGATTCGAGATACCCGGCGACGGGTGCGTCTACGCTTCCGGTCACGTCAATACGATGTTCAACCATCGACGCAAGTACTGCCTTGACGGCGATCGGTTGAAGGAAGTCAGCCAGCCGTTTCACTACGTCGGCCTCAAGTCAAAGACGCTGCATGACCTGACGTTCTATTTCGATAAGGCTGCGACGAATGCGGTCGGCACCATTCCGAAAGGTGAGTTCGTTGAGGTGCTCGTCGCAAGCGATCGACGTGAGGAAGACTCGTCCGAGCGCTACCATTTCCTCATTCGGGACAAGAACGGACTGACTGGTTGGGTCAGTCTGGCCGGAGGTCAGCAAGCGGAAGACATCGAGGGAATCTTTTTTGCCGGCGACTAG
- the pxpB gene encoding 5-oxoprolinase subunit PxpB encodes MAATLPPPRLLPSGDSAVTVEFSRTIDDAANERVLALDKALAASPIDGITETVPTYRSLLVHYDPGKIGFDALGEKLLALASQPLPPATKARRWRIPVAYGGEHGIDLEDVAKALNTTPDDIVARHIAGDYRVAMIGFTPGWSYLSGLDKSLHMSRRQSPRLFTPAGTISIGGIQAGIQCLAAPSGWHLLGRTPVRTYQLHRNPTFLTEPGDRVTFFAIDHKTFEEQDRAAEAGEIIAEQVVA; translated from the coding sequence ATGGCCGCGACGCTTCCCCCGCCCCGCCTTCTGCCCAGTGGCGACAGCGCCGTCACGGTCGAATTCAGCCGCACCATCGATGACGCCGCCAATGAGCGCGTGCTCGCGCTGGACAAGGCGCTCGCAGCAAGCCCCATCGACGGTATCACCGAGACCGTTCCCACCTATCGCTCGCTGCTGGTGCATTACGATCCCGGCAAGATCGGCTTCGACGCGCTCGGCGAAAAGCTGCTCGCGCTCGCCAGCCAACCGCTGCCGCCGGCCACGAAGGCGCGGCGCTGGCGCATTCCCGTCGCCTATGGCGGCGAACACGGTATCGACCTCGAGGATGTCGCCAAGGCGCTGAACACTACGCCCGACGACATCGTCGCCCGTCACATCGCCGGCGACTACCGCGTTGCCATGATCGGTTTCACCCCGGGCTGGTCCTATCTCAGCGGCCTCGACAAATCCCTGCACATGTCGCGGCGGCAGAGCCCGCGGCTGTTCACGCCCGCGGGCACGATCTCGATCGGCGGCATCCAGGCCGGAATCCAATGCCTAGCGGCCCCGAGCGGCTGGCACCTGCTCGGCCGCACGCCTGTCAGAACCTATCAACTCCACCGGAATCCGACCTTTCTCACCGAACCCGGTGATCGCGTGACGTTTTTTGCCATCGACCACAAGACCTTCGAGGAACAGGATCGCGCCGCCGAGGCCGGCGAGATCATCGCCGAGCAGGTGGTCGCATGA
- a CDS encoding MerR family transcriptional regulator: MKIGDLAKRTGLSTHTLRYYERVGLLPYADRDRSGQRDFDASILTWIAFLGRLKTTGMPIRDMLRYAALCDEGDATGPARRQMLEIHREQVRTQIAELQECLLVLDTKISGYAGDEQRTKENDARPNSSRKPLRSRPAGPVTH, encoded by the coding sequence ATGAAGATCGGCGACCTCGCAAAACGAACCGGCTTGTCGACGCACACGTTGCGTTATTATGAGCGCGTCGGGCTGCTGCCATACGCAGACCGGGATCGTTCCGGCCAGCGTGACTTTGACGCATCGATCCTCACATGGATCGCATTCCTCGGTCGGCTCAAGACCACGGGAATGCCGATCCGGGACATGTTGCGTTATGCGGCGCTTTGTGATGAAGGCGATGCCACCGGGCCAGCCCGGCGGCAGATGCTGGAAATCCACCGGGAACAGGTTCGCACGCAGATTGCCGAACTCCAGGAATGCCTGCTCGTCCTTGATACCAAGATCTCCGGTTATGCCGGCGATGAACAGAGGACGAAGGAAAATGACGCACGCCCAAACTCAAGCCGAAAGCCGCTTCGATCGCGGCCAGCGGGCCCTGTCACGCATTGA
- a CDS encoding ANTAR domain-containing response regulator, with protein MSAEQSPKIVIVDESPIRAAILEEGLREAGFTQVVHIREMQSLLARIYAVDPDIILIDLENPSRDVLEAMFQVSRAVKRPIAMFVDQSDSASIQASVEAGVSAYIVDGLKKERIKPILDLCVSRFNAFAKLQEELERTKSQLEDRKIIEKAKGILMKVKGLTEDEAYVLLRSTAMREKKKIGEIAQSIITASEMLK; from the coding sequence ATGAGCGCCGAACAGTCGCCTAAAATCGTGATTGTCGACGAAAGCCCGATCCGGGCTGCGATCCTCGAGGAAGGGTTGCGGGAGGCCGGATTCACGCAAGTCGTCCATATCCGCGAGATGCAGAGCCTGCTCGCCCGTATTTATGCGGTGGATCCTGATATCATCCTGATCGATCTGGAGAACCCCAGTCGCGACGTGCTGGAGGCGATGTTCCAGGTCAGCCGCGCCGTGAAGCGGCCGATCGCGATGTTCGTGGACCAGAGCGATTCAGCCTCGATCCAGGCGTCCGTGGAGGCGGGAGTATCCGCCTACATCGTCGACGGGCTGAAGAAGGAACGCATCAAGCCGATCCTCGACCTCTGCGTGTCCCGGTTCAACGCCTTCGCAAAACTCCAGGAGGAGCTGGAGCGCACCAAGTCGCAGCTCGAGGACCGCAAGATCATCGAGAAGGCCAAGGGAATTTTGATGAAGGTCAAGGGCCTCACCGAGGACGAGGCCTACGTGCTGCTGCGCTCCACGGCGATGCGCGAGAAGAAGAAAATCGGCGAGATCGCGCAGTCGATCATCACCGCGTCGGAGATGCTGAAATGA